In Erigeron canadensis isolate Cc75 chromosome 7, C_canadensis_v1, whole genome shotgun sequence, one DNA window encodes the following:
- the LOC122607376 gene encoding protein FATTY ACID EXPORT 1, chloroplastic, producing the protein MSSTATSQLSCFATIQYNNNNRIHLTHRSHLIPSQLSTVINSDRHAIKASRSGSKLTVKYIAKASQSDNDILVKPNSSVEEYVNGKEIDQPERASKIHDFCFGIPYGAIVFSGGLVGFLFTRSPATLISGGLYGSGLLALSMFSLTVWRQGRSSLPFILGQAGIAAALLWKNMQTYKLTKKILPTGLNAVISAAMLCFYVYVVVSGGNPPPKKLKTAAAAPS; encoded by the exons atgtcatcaacagCAACATCTCAATTATCATGTTTTGCCACCATtcaatacaacaacaacaatagaATTCATCTCACCCATCGATCACATCTTATCCCTTCTCAg TTATCCACTGTTATCAACAGTGACCGACATGCCATAAAAGCATCCCGTTCAGGTAGCAAGTTAACTGTAAAGTATATAGCAAAAGCATCACAATCAGACAATGATATACTAGTGAAACCCAATTCTAGTGTAGAAGAATATGTCAATGGAAAAGAGATTGACCAACCAGAAAGAGCATCAAAGATTCATGATTTTTGTTTCGGAATTCCATATG GTGCAATTGTTTTTAGTGGGGGGCTTGTTGGCTTCTTGTTTACAAGAAGTCCTGCTACTTTGATATCGGGTGGACTTTATGGTAGTGGTTTACTGGCCCTCAGCATGTTCAGCTTGACAGTCTGGAGACAAGGACGATCTAGCTTACCATTCATACTTGGACAAGCAG GAATCGCTGCCGCCCTTTTATGGAAAAACATGCAGACTTATAAATTG ACGAAGAAAATATTACCAACAGGCTTGAATGCTGTCATAAG TGCTGCGATGTTGTGCTTCTATGTGTATGTGGTGGTATCTGGCGGAAACCCACCTCCAAAGAAGTTGAAGACTGCTGCTGCGGCCCCATCTTAG
- the LOC122606993 gene encoding DNA repair protein recA homolog 2, mitochondrial isoform X1 yields MASSKTPISLLIKSLNLISSHKLQPKQNWQGGSISWNKIIKNTCYFSSSVGASDVEDDKLHDDIKVAEKHTALHSALSELAGDYDGEATMFLQRFFRTRVKPVVSTGSLKLDLALGIGGLPKGRIVEIYGQEASGKTTLALNVIREAQKVGGYCAYLDVENALDPVLLKMVGVDTKSLLISQPTSAENVLSIVDTLAKSGAVDVIVVDSVAALIPQREIMGVISDDYVETQSRIMTQALRRIQFSLCRSDTLIIFINQVRSNVKAREEGIKNVNEVTCGGNALPFYSAVRLRIARKGLLKTHEKVTGLGICIEVIKNKLAPAMKKADLQIEFGRGISRASEVLELACEHGVVLKEGNCYFMNGEVFNSKMEAETYLIQNESVSENLVKSLRRQLFRIDEDSKS; encoded by the exons atggcGTCATCTAAAACCCCTATTTCATTATTAATCAAATCCCTTAATCTCATTTCATCCCACAAACTACAACCCAAACAG AATTGGCAGGGAGGAAGCATCAGTtggaataaaataataaaaaacacttGTTACTTTTCATCTTCAG TTGGAGCTTCAGATGTTGAAGATGATAAACTTCATGATGATATTAAAGTTGCGGAAAAGCATACAGCTCTACATTCAGCCCTATCAGAACTTGCAGGTGATTATGATGGGGAGGCTACGATGTTTTTGCAGAGGTTTTTTCGTACAAGAGTGAAACCTGTAGTATCCACTGGTTCGTTGAAGCTTGATCTTGCTCTTGGAATTGGAGGATTACCAAAG GGAAGAATTGTTGAGATATATGGGCAAGAGGCATCAGGCAAGACAACACTTGCTTTAAATGTTATCAGGGAAGCTCAAAAGGTTGGAG GTTATTGTGCATATCTGGATGTGGAGAATGCATTGGACCCTGTGCTGCTGAAAATGGTTGGTGTAGATACCAAAAGTCTTCTCATTTCACAGCCAACTTCTGCGGAAAATGTGCTGAGTATTGTTGATACTCTTGCAAAAAGTGGAGCAGTTGATGTGATTGTTGTTGACAGT GTAGCCGCACTCATCCCTCAGCGTGAAATTATGGGTGTAATAAGTGACGATTACGTTGAGACACAATCACGAATAATGACACAGGCCCTCCGCAGGATTCAATTTTCATTGTGTCGTTCAGACactcttattatatttataaatcag GTGAGATCAAATGTAAAAGCACGTGAAGAAGGAATTAAAAATGTTAATGAGGTGACTTGTGGCGGAAATGCCTTGCCATTTTATTCTGCCGTGCGTTTAAGAATTGCTAGAAAGGGGTTACTCAAGACTCACGAAAAG GTTACTGGTCTTGGCATTTGTATAGAGGTGATAAAGAATAAACTAGCACCGGCAATGAAAAAGGCTGATTTACAGATTGAGTTTGGAAGAGGCATATCTCGTGCGTCTGAGGTCCTAGAATTGGCTTGTGAACACGGGGTTGTTCTGAAAGAAGGAAATTGTTACTTTATGAATGGAGAAGTGTTCAACAGTAAGATGGAAGCCGAAACTTATCTGATTCAAAATGAAAGTGTTTCTGAAAATCTGGTTAAATCTCTAAGAAGACAATTATTTCGTATTGATGAAGATTCTAAATCATGA
- the LOC122607959 gene encoding uncharacterized protein LOC122607959 isoform X2: MVQNVTLFALDTHDGSIKNQTSDPVQLETVLAGDRKHHSSMDTNQGSKVDTRESEYHADVDSGDVNMEASISADDVMRAGGYGARDDISSFLPVASDSTDFEATLRDARDYEEPQKDISRPGLGWKDAKDQEKP, encoded by the exons ATGGTACAG AATGTTACACTGTTTGCTCTAGACACCCATGATGGCAGCATAAAGAATCAAACCTCAGATCCTGTTCAACTGGAGACGGTTTTGGCTGGTGACAGAAAGCATCATTCCTCTATGGACACAAATCAAGGAAGCAAAGTTGACACACGTGAAAGTGAATATCATGCAGATGTGGATTCTGGTGATGTAAATATGGAGGCATCCATCTCAGCTGACGATGTCATGCGGGCAGGTGGGTATGGTGCTCGAGATGATATAAGTAGTTTTCTTCCTGTAGCAAGTGATTCAACTGACTTTGAAGCTACTCTACGTGATGCTCGAGACTATGAAGAGCCACAAAAGGATATCAGTAGACCAGGTCTAGGCTGGAAAGATGCGAAAGACCAAGAAAAACCCTAA
- the LOC122606994 gene encoding uncharacterized protein LOC122606994 — protein MASISPLQTFSSCNKTATFGHKLVAPRVQSLGTSHRRGSLTVVAAVGDVSSEGTTYLIAGAAAIALLGTAFPILFSRKDTCPECDGAGFVRKSGVTLRANAARKDQAQIVCANCNGLGKLNQVDK, from the exons ATGGCTTCAATATCACCTCTACAAACTTTTTCTTCTTGCAACAAAACTGCTACTTTTGGTCACAAGTTGGTTGCACCTAGAGTTCAATCTCTAGGCACGAGCCATAGGCGAGGATCACTTACGGTTGTCGCAGCCGTTGGCGATGTCTCGTCAGAAGGCACAACCTATCTAATCGCTGGGGCTGCCGCCATTGCGCTTTTGGGGACCGCCTTCCCTATACTTTTTTCACGAAAAGATAC ATGCCCGGAATGCGATGGAGCAGGGTTCGTGAGGAAATCCGGTGTGACATTGAGGGCGAATGCTGCGAGGAAGGACCAGGCGCAGATTGTTTGTGCTAATTGCAATGGATTAGGCAAACTTAATCAAGTTGATAAGTAG
- the LOC122607959 gene encoding uncharacterized protein LOC122607959 isoform X1, whose product MEFGSANVVHGTDTHDGSIKNQTSDPVQLETVLAGDRKHHSSMDTNQGSKVDTRESEYHADVDSGDVNMEASISADDVMRAGGYGARDDISSFLPVASDSTDFEATLRDARDYEEPQKDISRPGLGWKDAKDQEKP is encoded by the exons ATGGAGTTTGGTTCTGCTAACGTTGTTCATGGTACAG ACACCCATGATGGCAGCATAAAGAATCAAACCTCAGATCCTGTTCAACTGGAGACGGTTTTGGCTGGTGACAGAAAGCATCATTCCTCTATGGACACAAATCAAGGAAGCAAAGTTGACACACGTGAAAGTGAATATCATGCAGATGTGGATTCTGGTGATGTAAATATGGAGGCATCCATCTCAGCTGACGATGTCATGCGGGCAGGTGGGTATGGTGCTCGAGATGATATAAGTAGTTTTCTTCCTGTAGCAAGTGATTCAACTGACTTTGAAGCTACTCTACGTGATGCTCGAGACTATGAAGAGCCACAAAAGGATATCAGTAGACCAGGTCTAGGCTGGAAAGATGCGAAAGACCAAGAAAAACCCTAA
- the LOC122606993 gene encoding DNA repair protein recA homolog 2, mitochondrial isoform X2 — MASSKTPISLLIKSLNLISSHKLQPKQGGSISWNKIIKNTCYFSSSVGASDVEDDKLHDDIKVAEKHTALHSALSELAGDYDGEATMFLQRFFRTRVKPVVSTGSLKLDLALGIGGLPKGRIVEIYGQEASGKTTLALNVIREAQKVGGYCAYLDVENALDPVLLKMVGVDTKSLLISQPTSAENVLSIVDTLAKSGAVDVIVVDSVAALIPQREIMGVISDDYVETQSRIMTQALRRIQFSLCRSDTLIIFINQVRSNVKAREEGIKNVNEVTCGGNALPFYSAVRLRIARKGLLKTHEKVTGLGICIEVIKNKLAPAMKKADLQIEFGRGISRASEVLELACEHGVVLKEGNCYFMNGEVFNSKMEAETYLIQNESVSENLVKSLRRQLFRIDEDSKS; from the exons atggcGTCATCTAAAACCCCTATTTCATTATTAATCAAATCCCTTAATCTCATTTCATCCCACAAACTACAACCCAAACAG GGAGGAAGCATCAGTtggaataaaataataaaaaacacttGTTACTTTTCATCTTCAG TTGGAGCTTCAGATGTTGAAGATGATAAACTTCATGATGATATTAAAGTTGCGGAAAAGCATACAGCTCTACATTCAGCCCTATCAGAACTTGCAGGTGATTATGATGGGGAGGCTACGATGTTTTTGCAGAGGTTTTTTCGTACAAGAGTGAAACCTGTAGTATCCACTGGTTCGTTGAAGCTTGATCTTGCTCTTGGAATTGGAGGATTACCAAAG GGAAGAATTGTTGAGATATATGGGCAAGAGGCATCAGGCAAGACAACACTTGCTTTAAATGTTATCAGGGAAGCTCAAAAGGTTGGAG GTTATTGTGCATATCTGGATGTGGAGAATGCATTGGACCCTGTGCTGCTGAAAATGGTTGGTGTAGATACCAAAAGTCTTCTCATTTCACAGCCAACTTCTGCGGAAAATGTGCTGAGTATTGTTGATACTCTTGCAAAAAGTGGAGCAGTTGATGTGATTGTTGTTGACAGT GTAGCCGCACTCATCCCTCAGCGTGAAATTATGGGTGTAATAAGTGACGATTACGTTGAGACACAATCACGAATAATGACACAGGCCCTCCGCAGGATTCAATTTTCATTGTGTCGTTCAGACactcttattatatttataaatcag GTGAGATCAAATGTAAAAGCACGTGAAGAAGGAATTAAAAATGTTAATGAGGTGACTTGTGGCGGAAATGCCTTGCCATTTTATTCTGCCGTGCGTTTAAGAATTGCTAGAAAGGGGTTACTCAAGACTCACGAAAAG GTTACTGGTCTTGGCATTTGTATAGAGGTGATAAAGAATAAACTAGCACCGGCAATGAAAAAGGCTGATTTACAGATTGAGTTTGGAAGAGGCATATCTCGTGCGTCTGAGGTCCTAGAATTGGCTTGTGAACACGGGGTTGTTCTGAAAGAAGGAAATTGTTACTTTATGAATGGAGAAGTGTTCAACAGTAAGATGGAAGCCGAAACTTATCTGATTCAAAATGAAAGTGTTTCTGAAAATCTGGTTAAATCTCTAAGAAGACAATTATTTCGTATTGATGAAGATTCTAAATCATGA